One part of the Rutidosis leptorrhynchoides isolate AG116_Rl617_1_P2 chromosome 1, CSIRO_AGI_Rlap_v1, whole genome shotgun sequence genome encodes these proteins:
- the LOC139870916 gene encoding uncharacterized protein: MASITFFILLALTLSSTIHARESQFFAKVSNNNPKDTLPLNRNQQQDLNFIPQSQQDTGNSYGLYGHESGQLAPSTTTTTNNNNIPTITATRLPANLPENYNPVSYTTPIHSSTQELPEEFKDPQPFNYNENGNYGNDENMYNYEKQEVATNGGNMYNPEKQGMSDTRFMENGKYKYVGDNVYNSQNFEDTRFMETDQDGGNMYNNQKQGVNDMYNSEKQGLGEVKYSESNNGNTYNPEKQGMSDTRFLENGKYFYDVAMENANNANMYSRGVRNGYETQGYYGNKENSFERYNTNVGGYQNQGYQENQVNMNQYSP, from the coding sequence ATGGCTTCCATCACATTTTTCATCCTTCTAGCTCTCACTCTTTCATCCACAATTCATGCAAGAGAGAGCCAATTTTTTGCTAAAGTGTCGAACAACAACCCTAAAGACACATTACCATTAAACAGAAACCAACAACAAGATCTTAACTTTATCCCACAATCACAACAAGACACCGGTAACTCTTATGGTCTTTATGGCCATGAATCCGGCCAACTAGCaccgtccaccaccaccaccaccaacaacaacaacatacccaCCATCACCGCCACAAGACTTCCGGCTAACTTGCCGGAAAACTACAACCCCGTTTCCTACACCACCCCTATCCATAGTAGCACACAAGAACTCCCTGAAGAGTTCAAGGACCCACAACCATTTAACTACAATGAGAATGGTAATTATGGTAATGATGAAAATATGTACAATTATGAGAAGCAAGAGGTGGCAACTAATGGTGGTAATATGTACAACCCTGAGAAGCAGGGAATGAGTGATACTAGGTTCATGGAGAATGGGAAGTACAAGTATGTTGGTGACAATGTGTACAACTCACAAAACTTTGAAGATACCAGATTTATGGAAACAGACCAAGATGGTGGAAATATGTACAACAATCAAAAGCAAGGGGTGAATGATATGTACAACTCGGAGAAGCAGGGATTGGGTGAGGTCAAGTATAGTGAAAGTAACAATGGGAATACGTACAACCCTGAGAAGCAAGGGATGAGTGATACAAGGTTTTTGGAGAATGGAAAGTATTTTTATGATGTTGCTATGGAAAATGCTAATAATGCAAATATGTATTCAAGGGGAGTTAGAAATGGATATGAGACACAAGGGTATTATGGGAATAAAGAAAATTCATTTGAAAGATATAATACCAATGTTGGAGGGTATCAAAACCAAGGATATCAAGAGAACCAAGTGAATATGAATCAATACAGCCCTTGA